The genomic stretch GTAAGTAAGCTCCTTTTTCTCCACCACAGCACCCGATATATCCGTCACAAAAACGTCAATTATAGCCTGATCGTCAAGTCCTTTTATAAAAATAACATCATTTGCCGGGTTGGGGTATAAACTCAATTGCCCCTGATTTGGAGCATCAGTATCAAAAATAGTGAGTGGGCTGAAGTTGCCGAGACTGTCGAGGTGGAGGTAGTAGGTATCGTAACCTCCATTCATAGTGTCCTCTATTTCCCCTATAATTATTGCTCCACCATCATCCGTAGCCACGCTATTTACCACCCAAATATCCCGGTTAAAAAAACGTGTGATGGTCTTTTTCAACTGTAATTTTTCATCCACAAACATTATCTTAAGGCAGGGAATATCCTCTAAGTATAAACTATCCCACCTATATGGCAACAGCAACTCACCTGACTTTAACACACATCCTTCCTTGTAATAAGTATACATGTCATACCCATAAAGCTTAGTAAAAGCTGCACTATCAATCGAATTACCTGCACTATCGGTTTTATGTATATAAACCCCAATCTCTACTGGAAGTGATTGAGCCATAACCCATCCTGTAACATAAAAATGTCCATCTGGATGCGGCAAAACCTTATGTACGAAAGAGGTTCCGTAACCTGCAATTGTATCCAACTCCAAGGTAACACCGTCCAGTCGCATTCTAGTCTCCCCCCTAATCAACAACAAATCTCCACCATCTATCTCTAGCGCAGCCTCCAAAATGTACGTCCCATTTAGAAAAATAGTATCTTTTATAAGATTTCCACTCAGGTCGTATTTACCCACATAAAAATCCCTTCGCCTCCACACGTCACCACCATATAGATATAGTAGAGAATCACCAACCACCAACAAATCATGAGGGAGCACAGTAGTTGGCGGCAAGGCCTTACGAGAGCTCACATTTAGAGCTGTGTCCATAAATAGCAATTCGCTTTCATAAGGTTGGCCAGACTCCGTTTTAGCCATTAGCACAATAAAAAGAGAATCGCCAATAGGATCACTTATTGACAACACCCGCTTCCCAGGGGCCACCGATGAAAGAAACAAAGTATCCCGGTATGACATTGATTTATCTCCGCGTACAATAAAACTTTCCGCATTTCCACTACCATCTCTATACTGTAGTGAAATAAAAACACTATTCCCTACCATTTTCAAATCGAATAAGGCGAGGGATTCGTTCTGGTGGAAAATGTATTCGGTTTGAGCCAAAACCATTGAACTGAGCAAGGCAAAAAAGGTAAGTAGTGTTAGTTTTTTCATTTGGGAGTTTTGGTGAGTCAGATTAGTCTTTCAAAGAAAGGAAATTATTTATACCCAATCCAAACTTCCGCCCTATACCACATTTCTTACCTTTGCCAAAAAGCAATAATAGATATGGAGACAACATACGATAACAGTTCATTGAAGTTGAAGAAGGAATTCCCTGAGGCTGAAGACTTTTTACCTCTAAACGGAACCGACTATGTAGAGCTTTATGTAGCCAACGCCAAGCAAGCGGCTCACTTTTACCAAGCGGCTTTTGGTTTTCAGCCACTAGCTTATTCAGGTCTAGAAACCGGAGTAAAAGATCGCAGCAGCTACGTATTAGTACAGGATAAAATTCGCATCGTACTTACATCGCCTCTTACTAAAGGTGGCCCTATTAATGAACACATCGACAAGCATGGTGATGGAATTAAAAATGTTGCCCTTTGGGTAGATGATGCTGCAAAAAGTTATGAGGAAACTACCAAGCGTGGTGCTGAGTCTACTTTTGCTCCCAAAACCATTGAAGATGAAAATGGAAAAGCTGTTCTTTCGGCTATCCGCACCTATGGTGAAACCAATCACATTTTTGTAGAGCGCAGCGCTTATGACGGCCCTTTCCTTCCTGGATACACTACTTGGAATCCTGAATACAAGCCAGCAAGTGTAGGCCTTAAATACATTGACCACATGGTAGGTAATGTAGGTTGGAATGAAATGAATAAGTGGGTAGAGTTTTATGCCAAAGTAATGGGCTTTGCACAGCTTATTTCTTTTGATGATAAAGATATTTCTACCGACTACACTGCTCTAATGAGTAAGGTAATGACCAATGGCAATGGCCGTATTAAGTTTCCAATCAACGAGCCAGCTGAGGGTAAAAAGAAATCTCAAATTGAGGAGTACATTGACTTTTACAATGGCGCAGGTGTGCAGCACGTAGCTTTGGCTACTGACAATATCATCGAAACCGTAACTCAAATGACTGAGCGTGGTGTTGAGTTTTTGCGTGTACCAGATGTATACTACGCAGATGTGTTAGACCGTGTGGGTAAAATTGATGAAGACCTGGAGCCTCTTAAGAAATTAGGTATTCTGATTGACAGAGATGATGAAGGTTACCTTCTTCAAATCTTCACCAAACCAGTGGGCGACCGTCCAACACTTTTCTTCGAAATCATTCAAAGAAAAGGAGCTACTTCTTTTGGAAAAGGAAACTTTAAAGCGCTTTTTGAAGCTATCGAAAGAGAGCAAGAGTCAAGAGGTACTTTGTAATTTAGTTAACTAGTGTATTGGTTGATTTGTTAACTGGTACACATATTAATATTTAAGAGCAGGATTCAGAAATGGGTCCTGCTTTTTTTGTTGAAAAAACTGGAACACTGATTACACAGATTGTGTGGGTAATCGCGGAAAAGTTTTACGCAATAATTTCACGCAAAGCCGCAAAGAAAAAACTGGAACGCTGATGGCACGGATTGTTTGGATGACTAAGGATTAACTCTGCTAAATCTACTTGCTATATTTTCACGTATAAACGCAAAGAAACTGACGCAAAAAACTCTGTGAAACCCTGTGCTCTCCGTGGTAAAAACAAACCACCAATTTCATCAATTTCACGGATTATCTCTGGGCTCATCCGCGTCATCTACGCGCTACGTTTTCATGCAAATCTCCGAAATGCTTCGGAGCGGGCCGCAAAGAAAGGCACGCAAAGAAAACTCTGTGAAGCTCTGTAAACTCTGTGGTAAAAATTGAAAACTCAAAACCAATCAACTATTTAACAAATTAACTAGTTCCTCACTCAACTAGCGGCCTTCCTTTTATCAATAAAAATATATAGCCCAAGTGCCAGAATACTTATACCTCCAAGAATCATAAATCCAATTTTCACACGCTCGGTATCTTCTCCCATCCAGGCCAATATAATAGTAAGCGGAGTAATCCCAAGCATGGTAGCTCCAATAAATCTCCAGAAGCTCATATTTACCAAACCTCCCACAAAGCTTACGGCATCATTGCTCAAAAAAGGAGAAAGCCGAAACACAGTCACCGTCCAAAATCCATATTTCTCCAAAAATGTCTCCATCTTTTCCCGACTGTCATGACCTATAATTTTATCAATGGTGTAAGTTCCCAAAGCATGACCTAAAAAGTATGCAAACACCGAAGCTAGAAATACGCCCAGCAAACAAAGTCCTCCACCGAGCCATGGGCCATACATCATTATACTCAGTGACATCACCAAAACTGAGGGGATAAAAAACAAGAACAGCTGAAACAGAAACGCTCCTAGTAAAATCAAATATCCAATTTCACGATAAGGCTCCAGAAACTTCTTCACCTCTTTTACTTCACCTGTACTAAAAGCATCATAAGCCTTGTTTGCCCATTGCTGAAACTCATTGTTGAAAAAATAAAATCCAACAGCAACTAAAATAATTGTGATGGACGCAATGGCGGGAATACTTGGTTTCTTCATTTATAAAATATCTATTTCAACAACCCTCTATTTTTCGATTTTGTTCTTTTACGCATTCGACTTTGCCCCAAAGTAGTTTTGGATTTATCTTTCCTCCCTAGCAACCTTTGTCTATCAAATGGGTGTCTATACAATAGTGCCCAAACTAAATGAATTGATGAAAAAATATTTATTCACCTTCCTCACTCTCCTATTTGCAACTTTTAGCTATTCCCAAGTCCGCACCCTTACCGGAAAGGTGATTGATGCTTCCACTAAAAAAGCGATGCCATTTGTAAATGTAACAGTTAACAATACGCAAGTTGGCACTGCGACCGACATTGACGGAAACTACAACCTTACATTAAACCCTGGCCCTCACACCATCAATTTTTCATTTATAGGATACCAAAAGCAAAGCGAACAAATCACGGCAACACAATCAAAGCTAAACATTGCAATGGTGGAAACAAGTGAGCAACTTGAAGAGGCAGCTGTATTTCCGGGTGAAAACCCTGCGCATAGAATTATCAAAAATGCTGTAGCTCATAAAGACGAAAACGCTCCCGAAAACCTTCCTTCTTTTACCTACAAAACCTACAGCAAATTTGTGGTCACCCTCGATGAAGACAGTTTGGCTACCGACACAGCAATGACTAATACGCTGGATTCAGCTTTGACAAGAGGCGACTCTTTAGATCTTGACATTATCCAAATGATGGAAAAACAACACCTGTTTTTTATGGAAACGGTAACCGAACGTAGCTACCTTCCACCTTCACGTGACAACGAAACGGTGCTTGCCAACCGGAGTTCAGGTTTTAAAAATCCTTTGTTTTCTTTACTCATCACACAGCTGCAATCCTTCTCTTTTTACAGTGATTATATTTCCATTGCTGGCCAAGATTTCTTAAACCCTATTACCAAAGGAAGCACTAAGCGCTACTTTTTTATAATTGAAGACACTACCTATAACTCGCCTACCGACACAGTCTATGTAATTTCTTATCGACCAAAACCCAATTACGGATTCCAACCTTTGAAAG from Owenweeksia hongkongensis DSM 17368 encodes the following:
- a CDS encoding T9SS type A sorting domain-containing protein, with the protein product MKKLTLLTFFALLSSMVLAQTEYIFHQNESLALFDLKMVGNSVFISLQYRDGSGNAESFIVRGDKSMSYRDTLFLSSVAPGKRVLSISDPIGDSLFIVLMAKTESGQPYESELLFMDTALNVSSRKALPPTTVLPHDLLVVGDSLLYLYGGDVWRRRDFYVGKYDLSGNLIKDTIFLNGTYILEAALEIDGGDLLLIRGETRMRLDGVTLELDTIAGYGTSFVHKVLPHPDGHFYVTGWVMAQSLPVEIGVYIHKTDSAGNSIDSAAFTKLYGYDMYTYYKEGCVLKSGELLLPYRWDSLYLEDIPCLKIMFVDEKLQLKKTITRFFNRDIWVVNSVATDDGGAIIIGEIEDTMNGGYDTYYLHLDSLGNFSPLTIFDTDAPNQGQLSLYPNPANDVIFIKGLDDQAIIDVFVTDISGAVVEKKELTYPFRMETNHLVSGVYSLLVADKRGNSFTLKMIKN
- the hppD gene encoding 4-hydroxyphenylpyruvate dioxygenase, with amino-acid sequence METTYDNSSLKLKKEFPEAEDFLPLNGTDYVELYVANAKQAAHFYQAAFGFQPLAYSGLETGVKDRSSYVLVQDKIRIVLTSPLTKGGPINEHIDKHGDGIKNVALWVDDAAKSYEETTKRGAESTFAPKTIEDENGKAVLSAIRTYGETNHIFVERSAYDGPFLPGYTTWNPEYKPASVGLKYIDHMVGNVGWNEMNKWVEFYAKVMGFAQLISFDDKDISTDYTALMSKVMTNGNGRIKFPINEPAEGKKKSQIEEYIDFYNGAGVQHVALATDNIIETVTQMTERGVEFLRVPDVYYADVLDRVGKIDEDLEPLKKLGILIDRDDEGYLLQIFTKPVGDRPTLFFEIIQRKGATSFGKGNFKALFEAIEREQESRGTL
- a CDS encoding TVP38/TMEM64 family protein, translated to MKKPSIPAIASITIILVAVGFYFFNNEFQQWANKAYDAFSTGEVKEVKKFLEPYREIGYLILLGAFLFQLFLFFIPSVLVMSLSIMMYGPWLGGGLCLLGVFLASVFAYFLGHALGTYTIDKIIGHDSREKMETFLEKYGFWTVTVFRLSPFLSNDAVSFVGGLVNMSFWRFIGATMLGITPLTIILAWMGEDTERVKIGFMILGGISILALGLYIFIDKRKAAS